A single window of Leptospira kanakyensis DNA harbors:
- a CDS encoding ClpXP protease specificity-enhancing factor SspB, whose protein sequence is MSEKLTQEEITTLREFKRDLFNLYWERFGVFYIHVMPHPKLEIGKRGLLNAEKESGIVLVFGDKAVKVLDSKPDYLFAELQFGSAWEPTMIPWDAVFRIYDKFQNSATQLRFLQVETVPSVEENISKPKVTKPEVTGDGNVIRVDFGGKRNE, encoded by the coding sequence ATGAGCGAAAAACTCACCCAGGAAGAAATCACAACATTACGTGAGTTTAAAAGGGATTTGTTCAATCTCTATTGGGAACGGTTCGGAGTGTTTTACATTCATGTTATGCCCCATCCAAAATTGGAAATTGGGAAACGTGGATTACTCAATGCTGAAAAAGAATCGGGCATCGTACTTGTGTTTGGTGACAAAGCGGTAAAAGTTTTAGACAGTAAACCAGATTATTTATTTGCAGAACTACAATTTGGATCGGCTTGGGAACCAACTATGATTCCTTGGGATGCTGTATTTCGTATTTATGATAAGTTTCAAAATTCAGCAACACAACTCAGGTTTTTGCAAGTGGAAACAGTTCCTAGTGTAGAAGAAAATATTTCTAAACCTAAGGTCACAAAACCAGAAGTGACAGGGGATGGAAATGTAATCCGAGTTGATTTTGGAGGGAAACGAAACGAATGA
- a CDS encoding NCS2 family permease: MNFFTITRGDLDGFFGLMVDNLIQLLVLSALCIGVCGFPLLFVTSVVLPGAAVSLLVGNVFYAWQAWKLGQKTHRTDVTAIPYGINTVSLFAFVFFVMFPTYQATGDYVAAWKAGLLVSFVSGCIEVIGSFVAAKIRKYTPRAALLSALAGIAITFISMDFLLRTFERPIVAFIPLGIILLQYFGKVRFPFGIPGGLLSVILGILLSYLSSFWGDPIYKPGAIESGLQTLGIYFPQISISPLLDTLTYANIKAYFSIILPMGIFNVIGSLQNIESAEASGDSFDTKTSLLVNGLGTLAGTAFGSPFPTTIYIGHPGWKALGAKHSYSVLSGIFMTVVSLFGLMGLIQALIPVEAGMAIVLWIGIVITSQAFQAIPKHHSPAVVVGLLPAFAGWAVLIIQNVFIFLDGKLQTTLQELGVKQVVHFSLSDIPPHLPFLPYALSGVLALSQGFLITSMVWSAMVVFILEREWLKASLWAVIAAVLSMVGWIHAYELQGNAILNRFTELASLDFPIAYLSLAVLFLLIQLLNNPKQNPDKFGH; encoded by the coding sequence ATGAATTTTTTTACCATCACTCGGGGTGATCTCGACGGTTTTTTTGGTCTCATGGTGGACAACCTCATCCAACTTTTGGTTCTCTCCGCTCTCTGTATTGGAGTTTGTGGGTTCCCACTCCTTTTTGTTACTTCTGTAGTCCTTCCCGGTGCAGCAGTTTCTTTACTCGTAGGAAATGTTTTTTATGCATGGCAAGCCTGGAAACTAGGTCAAAAAACTCACCGAACAGATGTTACCGCAATCCCCTACGGAATCAATACAGTATCTCTTTTTGCTTTTGTTTTTTTTGTTATGTTTCCCACCTATCAGGCTACAGGTGACTATGTAGCAGCTTGGAAAGCAGGACTTCTTGTATCTTTTGTTTCCGGTTGTATCGAAGTGATCGGTTCTTTTGTGGCTGCAAAAATCCGCAAATACACACCCAGAGCCGCTCTACTTTCTGCTTTGGCGGGAATTGCCATCACCTTCATTTCGATGGATTTTTTACTTCGGACCTTTGAAAGACCAATCGTCGCCTTCATTCCGCTAGGTATTATCCTTTTACAATACTTTGGGAAAGTCAGATTTCCTTTTGGGATTCCGGGAGGTCTTCTTTCGGTAATCCTCGGAATTTTGTTGTCCTATCTTTCTTCGTTTTGGGGAGATCCTATTTACAAACCAGGAGCCATTGAAAGTGGATTACAAACTCTTGGGATTTATTTTCCTCAAATTTCCATCAGTCCTCTGCTTGATACTCTAACCTACGCCAATATCAAAGCCTACTTTTCTATCATCCTACCTATGGGAATTTTTAATGTCATAGGATCCTTACAAAATATTGAATCTGCAGAAGCATCTGGAGATAGTTTTGATACCAAAACTTCGCTCCTTGTGAATGGACTAGGGACCCTTGCAGGAACCGCTTTTGGTTCACCTTTCCCTACTACAATCTATATTGGTCACCCCGGTTGGAAGGCTCTTGGAGCTAAACATAGTTATTCGGTGCTTTCTGGAATTTTTATGACCGTTGTCAGTTTGTTTGGCCTAATGGGTCTCATCCAAGCTTTGATTCCCGTAGAAGCAGGAATGGCCATTGTCCTTTGGATTGGAATTGTGATTACAAGCCAGGCCTTCCAAGCAATACCCAAACACCACTCGCCAGCAGTTGTTGTTGGTCTTTTGCCAGCCTTTGCCGGTTGGGCAGTGCTCATCATTCAGAATGTATTTATCTTTTTGGATGGGAAATTACAGACCACTTTACAAGAATTAGGTGTAAAACAAGTAGTTCATTTTTCTTTATCAGATATCCCTCCTCATTTGCCTTTCCTGCCTTATGCACTCTCTGGAGTTTTAGCATTATCACAAGGTTTTCTCATCACCTCGATGGTGTGGTCGGCAATGGTTGTATTTATTTTAGAAAGAGAATGGTTGAAAGCTTCCCTTTGGGCAGTGATTGCTGCTGTACTTTCGATGGTGGGTTGGATCCATGCTTATGAATTACAAGGGAACGCCATTCTGAACCGATTCACTGAACTTGCAAGTTTGGATTTCCCTATTGCTTATCTTTCTCTGGCGGTTTTATTTTTATTGATACAGCTTCTCAATAATCCAAAACAAAATCCCGACAAATTCGGGCATTAA
- the htpX gene encoding protease HtpX has protein sequence MTWIKRIGFFLLTNILIMTTISIVTTLLGSMGFSIRAYGLDLTRLIVFCLMWGMAGSFISLLLSKMMAKWSMGVKVIDPKNASAPEMDVYRRVQSLAQRAHLPMPEVGIYDSPEVNAFATGPSKSSSLVAVSTGLLNRMNAQELEGVLAHELSHVANGDMVTLTLIQGVVNSFAMFISRIIAYIASNAVKEEMAHIVRIAVTILLDIVFSILGSMAVAYFSRQREFRADAGGAKLAGRESMISALESLRQMVDMPEDPRGEALASFKISSNKGGFLSLFATHPALEERILALKQMR, from the coding sequence ATGACTTGGATCAAACGAATCGGTTTTTTCCTGTTAACCAATATTTTGATTATGACTACCATCTCTATCGTAACCACATTGCTTGGTTCGATGGGATTTAGCATCCGTGCCTATGGTTTGGATCTAACTAGACTCATTGTATTCTGTTTAATGTGGGGTATGGCGGGGTCTTTCATCTCGCTTTTACTTTCTAAAATGATGGCGAAGTGGTCGATGGGTGTAAAAGTCATCGATCCCAAAAATGCTTCTGCGCCGGAAATGGATGTGTATCGCCGCGTGCAATCACTCGCACAAAGAGCTCACCTTCCTATGCCTGAAGTAGGAATTTACGATTCACCAGAAGTGAATGCGTTTGCTACTGGCCCAAGTAAATCCAGTTCGCTTGTTGCTGTTTCTACGGGATTATTAAATCGTATGAATGCTCAGGAGTTAGAAGGTGTGCTTGCACATGAATTATCACACGTAGCCAACGGAGACATGGTAACACTGACTCTCATTCAAGGTGTTGTGAACTCATTTGCTATGTTCATCTCTCGAATCATTGCATACATTGCGTCCAACGCAGTGAAAGAAGAAATGGCGCATATCGTAAGAATTGCTGTGACTATCCTTCTTGACATTGTGTTCTCAATTCTTGGTTCTATGGCAGTGGCTTATTTTTCACGCCAAAGAGAGTTCCGTGCGGACGCTGGTGGTGCGAAACTTGCGGGAAGAGAGTCTATGATTTCTGCTTTGGAATCACTCCGCCAAATGGTAGATATGCCAGAGGATCCAAGAGGAGAAGCTCTTGCTTCCTTTAAGATCTCTTCTAACAAAGGTGGATTCCTTTCTCTATTTGCAACCCACCCTGCTTTAGAAGAAAGAATTTTAGCTCTAAAACAAATGAGATAA
- a CDS encoding adenine phosphoribosyltransferase produces the protein MSIVKSKIRTIPDYPKPGILFRDITSLLIDPEGFQLTIGMFVERYQNAKLNKIAAIDARGFIPGAALAFQLGVGFVPIRKKGKLPGTTISESYALEYGVDHVEIHTDAINPGERVLIMDDLIATGGTLEASIKLVQNLKGVIHECATIIDLPDLGGAKRIKDTYGIDVFSICEFEGH, from the coding sequence ATGTCCATTGTTAAATCTAAGATTCGAACCATTCCCGACTACCCAAAACCCGGGATCCTTTTTCGCGATATTACTTCCCTTCTCATCGACCCAGAAGGATTCCAACTCACCATTGGAATGTTTGTAGAACGATACCAAAATGCTAAATTAAATAAAATTGCTGCCATTGATGCTAGAGGTTTTATCCCTGGAGCCGCACTTGCCTTCCAACTCGGAGTGGGATTTGTTCCCATTCGTAAAAAAGGAAAACTACCAGGAACCACTATCTCTGAATCTTATGCTTTGGAATACGGTGTGGATCATGTAGAAATCCATACAGATGCCATTAACCCTGGTGAACGTGTTTTGATTATGGACGATTTGATTGCTACTGGAGGTACTTTGGAGGCTTCGATCAAACTGGTTCAAAACCTAAAAGGAGTCATTCATGAATGTGCCACAATCATTGACTTACCAGATTTAGGTGGGGCAAAACGAATCAAAGATACTTACGGAATTGATGTATTTTCTATTTGCGAATTTGAAGGACATTAA
- a CDS encoding ATP-binding protein codes for MKTSFSILAAFFCIGDLTILSDTLFLENQILNQAHSISTYLVFLSFVLLYFGLQFPTFFRNFPRLVVICSFVLGMGIMLLFVDLGLLNEVFPQASLILLKYYYNTYFVLAVITFSYLVIAKLRYNFPAIQRFMEFIYLATFFTCVLFIVLCFVPNIIPLTTKYFLHFFLFVNLLFLSCFVVFLFHYSFTEDYLTHPFSFIFERSNKIFEDQILATRTNSRLIKENLWRLYEKRNWKNIMDSFWFQILVDETLDNALEHGGKREDDIITVHVFESRKYIDVYVIDSGKGFNPRLIPSPIDSDRKLVTSGRGIHILKKLFVVRWNFLGNEVSIRVDKTKNSDWKSIT; via the coding sequence ATGAAAACAAGTTTTTCAATCCTCGCGGCTTTTTTCTGTATCGGAGATTTGACGATACTTTCTGATACTTTGTTCTTGGAAAATCAAATCTTAAACCAAGCGCATTCCATCTCTACCTATTTAGTTTTTTTATCCTTTGTTTTGTTATACTTTGGTTTACAGTTCCCAACCTTCTTTCGTAATTTCCCGAGACTTGTTGTGATTTGTTCCTTTGTTTTGGGAATGGGGATTATGTTGTTGTTTGTGGACCTGGGGTTACTCAATGAAGTTTTCCCTCAGGCAAGTCTCATTCTGTTAAAATATTATTATAACACCTATTTTGTGTTAGCTGTCATTACTTTTTCCTACCTTGTCATTGCCAAACTCAGGTATAATTTTCCTGCCATCCAAAGATTTATGGAATTTATTTATTTGGCCACCTTCTTTACTTGTGTATTGTTTATTGTTCTTTGTTTTGTTCCAAATATCATCCCTCTCACAACAAAATATTTTTTACACTTTTTCCTATTTGTGAATCTACTTTTTCTTTCATGTTTTGTAGTTTTTTTATTCCATTATTCTTTTACAGAAGATTACCTAACACATCCATTTTCTTTTATCTTTGAAAGATCAAACAAAATCTTTGAAGACCAAATCCTTGCAACGAGAACCAATTCCAGACTTATCAAAGAAAACCTTTGGAGATTGTATGAAAAAAGGAATTGGAAAAATATTATGGATAGTTTTTGGTTTCAGATCCTTGTAGATGAAACTTTAGACAATGCCTTGGAACATGGAGGGAAAAGAGAGGATGATATCATCACAGTTCATGTATTTGAATCACGTAAGTACATTGATGTGTATGTGATTGATAGTGGGAAAGGTTTTAATCCAAGACTCATCCCGAGCCCTATTGATTCTGATAGAAAGTTAGTCACAAGTGGACGTGGAATTCACATTCTAAAGAAACTATTTGTCGTCCGGTGGAATTTCCTGGGAAATGAGGTGAGCATTCGTGTGGATAAAACAAAGAATTCTGATTGGAAATCTATAACCTAA
- a CDS encoding PDZ domain-containing protein, with the protein MFVSTLKNRFTWIFFIFLTGSLFGKSVPVGMTDPSILQIKATVQYPNFLQPWRFKNPEVRHSTGIYIGDNRILVPAQAVYFYTNIEVKKPEALKLYTAELERMDPDLGLAILKLNDPNASKDLKPVIFPNELFLPGTGLVMESKDQKNLEEKKIRMIRLDMDSYSSGYVELPYIEIQSEEKIDGIGELIVDSTARIPQGILYQFKETGTGKVIPSFSIKHFIEGKSFPFKGFRFKPLTDSATRNYYGLKKDDLGVLVAEIYPGSSADGILQLEDVLLEVSNSKIDPKGYFDHPKFGKLNLSYLFHNTSDTDSPSVKKIKVKVFRNKKPVSLEMDLKPLPESSIRIPYGNSRFQTPRYLMLAGIVFQELSEMYLTEHGNQWRNRVNKELLYLNDFYRIKRDVNEGKVVFLSQVLPLSGNKAYHTAHQMILKTVNGTQIQSLNQLQELVKNAETPYIHFVMSDGFELIFKKEEIQTLNAEAKQSFQIQKDSNF; encoded by the coding sequence ATGTTCGTTTCGACTCTAAAAAATCGATTTACCTGGATTTTCTTTATATTTTTGACCGGTTCTCTATTCGGAAAGTCAGTTCCTGTAGGAATGACAGATCCTTCCATCCTTCAAATCAAAGCCACGGTTCAATATCCAAATTTTCTCCAACCATGGAGGTTTAAAAATCCCGAGGTTCGTCATTCCACGGGGATTTATATTGGGGACAATCGTATCCTCGTTCCCGCACAAGCAGTCTATTTTTACACAAACATTGAGGTCAAAAAACCTGAGGCATTAAAACTTTATACAGCGGAATTGGAACGTATGGATCCTGATTTAGGCCTCGCAATTTTAAAGTTAAACGACCCGAATGCTTCGAAAGATTTAAAACCTGTTATTTTTCCAAACGAATTGTTTTTACCAGGAACAGGTCTTGTGATGGAAAGTAAGGACCAAAAGAACTTAGAAGAAAAAAAAATCAGAATGATCCGTTTAGATATGGATTCGTATTCTAGTGGTTATGTGGAGCTTCCCTATATCGAAATCCAATCCGAAGAAAAAATAGATGGTATCGGCGAACTCATCGTAGACTCCACCGCAAGGATTCCCCAAGGAATTTTGTATCAATTCAAAGAAACTGGTACCGGGAAAGTCATTCCTTCGTTTTCTATTAAACACTTTATCGAAGGAAAATCTTTTCCTTTTAAAGGATTTAGATTCAAACCATTAACAGACAGTGCCACAAGGAACTACTATGGATTGAAAAAAGATGATTTAGGAGTGTTAGTGGCAGAAATTTATCCCGGATCTTCGGCTGACGGAATTCTACAATTGGAAGATGTATTACTCGAAGTTTCGAATTCTAAAATTGATCCCAAGGGATATTTTGACCACCCCAAGTTCGGGAAACTCAATTTATCGTATTTGTTTCATAATACGAGTGATACGGATTCTCCCTCGGTGAAAAAAATCAAAGTAAAAGTTTTTCGGAACAAAAAACCCGTTTCTCTGGAAATGGATTTAAAACCGTTACCAGAGTCTTCCATTCGCATTCCTTATGGGAACTCTAGATTTCAAACGCCCAGATACTTAATGTTAGCTGGTATAGTTTTTCAGGAACTTTCTGAAATGTATCTAACAGAACATGGGAACCAGTGGAGAAATCGAGTAAACAAGGAACTTCTTTATCTAAACGATTTTTATCGGATCAAAAGGGATGTTAACGAAGGAAAAGTTGTATTTTTATCACAAGTTTTACCACTTTCAGGAAACAAGGCCTACCATACAGCCCATCAAATGATTCTAAAAACGGTCAATGGAACCCAAATCCAATCGTTAAATCAATTACAGGAATTGGTAAAAAACGCAGAAACACCTTACATTCATTTTGTGATGAGCGATGGGTTTGAACTCATCTTTAAAAAAGAGGAAATTCAAACCCTAAATGCGGAAGCAAAACAAAGTTTTCAAATCCAGAAGGATTCTAATTTTTAG
- a CDS encoding AZOBR_p60025 family cell surface glycopolymer formation protein, giving the protein MFQKRIFPIFVYLNSKQWATVMLFVFIWGVSTLGYWKKYEWNPSSMVNFGYEFALQNQAETPKKAVLFKGEKGDLGSGYDGQIFYYFSRPLSEFNLNWPKGFDESYRAPRIGYPLLIAIFGFFGKPTAIFGMYFWNIVLTLVSYFYLRKLLNEDTKPYAILYLISPFALGSYYVLVSDTVMVSILVIAYYYYVKENYIPFILLSSLAILTKEPALFLLFPLGLTSVFRKDWKRILVVGSVLIIPVCWHLYLAYRFPNWRPGRLTDFILPFEGLISYMESIWASLATGNHWKDLARLFSRFPLVVLFFLGLFLPFTGQLKKGWEFRISFLLIMFMVGTAGYYHFWSVYENVSRMFTLSIPVLLLLVNEDKTVHKKEYILLTLFILVLFLVKVVLISKQLGYQIGIVGF; this is encoded by the coding sequence ATGTTCCAAAAACGTATTTTCCCCATCTTTGTATATTTGAATTCAAAACAGTGGGCCACAGTAATGTTATTCGTTTTTATCTGGGGGGTTTCCACTTTAGGTTATTGGAAGAAGTATGAATGGAACCCAAGTTCGATGGTAAACTTTGGATATGAATTTGCGTTACAAAACCAGGCGGAAACACCAAAAAAAGCAGTTTTATTCAAAGGAGAAAAAGGTGATTTGGGTTCTGGTTATGATGGACAAATATTTTATTATTTTTCAAGACCACTTTCTGAATTTAATTTGAATTGGCCAAAGGGATTTGATGAATCCTATCGGGCACCACGTATCGGCTATCCCTTGTTAATCGCAATTTTTGGTTTTTTTGGAAAACCTACCGCGATATTTGGAATGTATTTTTGGAACATTGTCCTTACTTTAGTTTCCTATTTTTACTTACGTAAACTATTAAACGAAGATACTAAACCTTATGCCATCTTGTATTTAATTAGTCCCTTCGCTTTGGGCAGTTATTATGTTCTTGTGAGTGACACGGTAATGGTGTCTATTCTTGTCATTGCATACTATTATTATGTAAAGGAAAACTATATTCCTTTTATTTTACTTTCTAGTTTGGCAATCCTCACCAAAGAACCGGCTTTGTTTTTGTTATTTCCTTTGGGGCTAACCTCTGTTTTTAGAAAAGATTGGAAAAGGATTCTCGTTGTGGGATCTGTCCTGATCATCCCAGTTTGTTGGCACCTGTATCTGGCATATCGGTTCCCGAACTGGAGGCCTGGTCGTTTAACAGATTTTATATTACCATTCGAAGGATTAATTTCTTATATGGAATCCATTTGGGCTTCTCTTGCGACTGGAAACCATTGGAAGGATTTAGCACGATTATTTTCAAGATTTCCTTTGGTAGTTTTATTCTTTTTAGGTTTGTTTTTGCCTTTTACGGGTCAGTTAAAAAAAGGTTGGGAGTTCCGGATTTCTTTTTTGTTAATTATGTTTATGGTAGGGACAGCCGGGTATTACCATTTTTGGTCTGTTTATGAAAACGTATCCCGAATGTTTACTTTATCAATTCCCGTTTTGTTGTTACTTGTTAACGAAGACAAAACGGTTCACAAAAAAGAATACATTTTATTAACTCTTTTCATTTTAGTTCTATTTCTCGTGAAGGTAGTGCTTATCTCAAAACAATTAGGTTATCAAATAGGAATTGTTGGATTCTAA
- a CDS encoding glycosyltransferase has translation MSGKTLVIIPAYNEAETIEEVVRGAIVFADVSVTDDASKDATPTILAKLQKEFGKRLHVIRHEKNTHIPGGIQDGMKYAVEKGYDWVITMDAGLSHDAGYLKEFQSFPNCDLVIGSRTSTVNVPLYRKLISWTAAKVMNYCLSKGVFNLFGANLRDCTSGYRRYSKPMVQKIADYPLESVAFDFHMEALSIVAKNDGSIKELPIRYIFSNSSFNKKVLKLAISFAKKLLLRKWKLSPEYP, from the coding sequence ATGTCTGGAAAAACCTTAGTCATCATCCCTGCATACAATGAAGCCGAAACCATTGAAGAAGTGGTTCGGGGTGCCATTGTGTTTGCTGACGTTTCTGTTACGGATGATGCAAGTAAAGATGCGACACCAACCATCTTGGCCAAATTACAAAAAGAATTTGGGAAGAGACTACATGTCATCCGCCACGAAAAAAATACTCATATCCCTGGTGGGATTCAAGATGGAATGAAGTATGCGGTGGAAAAAGGTTATGACTGGGTGATCACAATGGATGCCGGTTTGTCGCATGACGCTGGTTATCTGAAAGAGTTCCAGTCTTTCCCAAATTGTGACTTAGTGATTGGATCTAGAACTTCAACTGTGAATGTTCCGTTGTATCGAAAGTTGATTTCTTGGACTGCTGCTAAAGTTATGAACTATTGTTTATCCAAAGGTGTTTTTAACCTTTTTGGGGCTAATCTTCGTGATTGCACAAGTGGTTACAGAAGGTATTCCAAACCAATGGTTCAAAAAATAGCAGATTACCCTTTGGAATCAGTTGCTTTTGATTTTCATATGGAAGCTTTGTCTATTGTCGCAAAGAATGATGGTTCTATCAAAGAATTGCCAATTCGTTATATCTTTTCTAATAGTAGTTTTAATAAAAAAGTTTTGAAACTTGCCATTAGTTTTGCAAAAAAACTTTTGTTACGAAAATGGAAACTGAGTCCAGAATACCCTTAA
- a CDS encoding NAD-dependent epimerase/dehydratase family protein: MANKVLVTGGCGFLGSHVCELFRKEGWDVVSFDNMTKYELKRTGYGSDATRDYNWNYLKSIGVTMVKGDIRNLEHLMDRSADCDYIIHTAAQPAMTISWEDPELDFSTNVIGTFNVMEAARKHKIPVVNTSSIHVYGNSINDTLTEGKTSYERNPVEISVEQPTMVGQISPLHASKMSAEHYVRSYTDMYGIKAASFRFTGIYGERQFGGEDHGWVANFAIRSVFGLPLRIFGTGKQTRDILHAEDGAKSYLEFFKNPIPGVYNIGGASPHKISLLECIHLIGEILGKKQEILFEVERPGDMRYFICDIKEAKKFGFNPKILPKEGVTRLLKWIEANKDVFNISGK, translated from the coding sequence ATGGCGAATAAAGTATTGGTAACAGGCGGATGCGGATTTTTAGGATCCCATGTTTGTGAATTATTTCGTAAAGAAGGTTGGGATGTTGTTAGTTTTGACAACATGACAAAATATGAATTAAAACGAACTGGTTATGGAAGTGATGCCACTCGTGATTATAACTGGAATTATTTAAAATCAATTGGTGTCACTATGGTGAAAGGTGACATTCGAAATTTAGAACATCTAATGGATCGTTCTGCTGATTGTGATTATATCATCCACACCGCTGCACAGCCTGCGATGACTATTTCTTGGGAAGATCCAGAACTTGATTTTTCAACCAACGTAATTGGAACTTTTAACGTTATGGAAGCGGCAAGAAAACACAAAATTCCTGTTGTGAATACATCTTCCATCCATGTATATGGAAACTCAATTAACGATACTTTGACGGAAGGAAAAACTTCTTACGAAAGAAATCCAGTTGAAATTTCTGTGGAACAACCAACAATGGTGGGTCAAATTTCCCCACTCCATGCGTCAAAAATGAGTGCGGAACATTATGTAAGATCTTATACAGATATGTATGGCATAAAAGCTGCTAGTTTCCGTTTTACAGGAATCTACGGCGAACGTCAGTTTGGTGGCGAGGATCATGGTTGGGTGGCAAACTTTGCCATTCGTTCCGTATTTGGATTACCACTCCGAATTTTTGGAACAGGAAAACAAACAAGAGACATCTTACATGCAGAAGACGGTGCAAAGTCTTATTTAGAATTTTTTAAAAACCCAATTCCTGGTGTGTATAATATTGGTGGGGCAAGCCCACATAAAATTTCTCTTTTAGAATGTATCCATCTCATTGGAGAAATTCTTGGTAAAAAACAAGAAATTCTTTTTGAAGTCGAAAGACCAGGTGACATGCGTTATTTTATTTGCGACATCAAAGAAGCAAAAAAATTCGGATTCAATCCTAAAATTCTACCAAAAGAAGGTGTGACAAGACTTCTTAAGTGGATTGAAGCAAACAAAGACGTATTCAATATCTCTGGAAAGTAG
- a CDS encoding nucleotidyltransferase family protein has protein sequence MKKIRIGVIAAAGKGTRAYPRTSFIPKPLFVIEGKSILHRNVELMVKTFGIEKVYVLVGHLKEQIIAEIDHIRLAIPKVVIEPVDWTKKGLASDVASLEKTIREPFLTILGDEFYYRTDHDEFLKVLKKHPNMAASIGIVKTSLLSRIRKNYSVVLENDKIVNLVEKPENPPNELLGLGSYYFTPEYFEFFKKTPASPKSGVIEITDVIDKMAKESKSGVYATTLSCDYFNINSMQDYYHAVYEVRNDLFHKFKTSLVIPTNNNERSITDVIVDFKDKFNEIIVIDNESTDETLALSKKEKVKTYTFPGDGDPTKLGEQVRRGIEYTTGDIIVVVSPDGSFRSKDFPKLLEYMKDSDMVIGTRTTRQMIEQGSNLKPLYRLVNLLMGKLVEVFWWGQEPRFTDVDCQFFSVWRESYERVKPQLHTQDRKFIVELMIDIVRSHMRCIEIPVSYFKPVGQVEYRLRDMITDSIHIMKLILSKKFYLGEDRDGE, from the coding sequence TTGAAAAAGATCAGAATTGGGGTCATTGCGGCTGCCGGAAAAGGAACCCGAGCATATCCCCGAACCAGCTTCATTCCAAAACCTCTCTTCGTCATCGAAGGAAAGTCCATCCTCCACCGCAATGTGGAACTGATGGTCAAAACCTTTGGAATTGAGAAGGTTTATGTTCTGGTAGGTCACCTCAAAGAACAGATCATTGCAGAGATTGACCATATCCGTTTGGCAATTCCCAAAGTAGTCATCGAACCTGTGGATTGGACAAAAAAAGGCCTGGCATCCGATGTCGCCAGTTTAGAAAAAACCATTCGCGAACCATTTCTCACTATCCTTGGAGATGAGTTTTATTACCGCACCGACCACGATGAGTTTCTAAAAGTTTTAAAAAAACATCCAAATATGGCCGCGTCCATTGGGATTGTAAAAACATCCTTACTTTCAAGGATTCGAAAGAATTATTCCGTAGTATTAGAAAATGATAAAATTGTAAACTTGGTTGAAAAACCGGAAAACCCTCCCAATGAACTTTTGGGACTAGGGAGTTATTATTTTACCCCCGAGTATTTTGAGTTTTTTAAAAAAACACCTGCTTCTCCTAAGTCTGGTGTCATCGAAATCACGGACGTGATTGATAAGATGGCAAAAGAATCCAAATCGGGAGTTTATGCAACCACTCTTAGTTGTGATTACTTCAATATCAATTCCATGCAAGACTACTATCATGCAGTGTATGAAGTAAGAAATGATTTGTTCCATAAATTCAAAACAAGTCTTGTCATTCCAACTAACAATAATGAAAGGTCCATCACTGATGTGATTGTTGACTTCAAAGATAAATTCAATGAAATCATAGTCATCGATAACGAATCCACTGACGAAACTTTAGCTCTTAGTAAAAAAGAAAAAGTCAAAACCTATACTTTCCCAGGTGATGGTGATCCCACAAAACTTGGGGAACAAGTGAGAAGGGGAATCGAATACACAACAGGTGATATCATTGTTGTCGTTTCCCCGGACGGATCTTTTCGTTCGAAAGATTTCCCTAAACTTCTCGAGTATATGAAAGATTCGGATATGGTGATTGGTACTCGCACCACAAGACAGATGATCGAACAAGGATCAAACCTCAAACCACTCTATCGTTTGGTAAACTTACTGATGGGAAAATTGGTTGAGGTGTTTTGGTGGGGCCAAGAACCACGATTTACCGATGTGGATTGTCAATTTTTTTCTGTTTGGCGAGAGTCTTACGAACGAGTCAAACCACAATTACATACTCAAGATAGAAAGTTCATCGTAGAACTTATGATTGATATTGTTCGGTCTCATATGCGTTGTATTGAAATTCCAGTATCTTACTTCAAACCAGTAGGGCAGGTGGAATACAGATTACGTGATATGATCACTGATTCCATCCATATAATGAAATTAATTTTATCTAAAAAGTTTTACCTAGGAGAAGATCGCGATGGCGAATAA